From a single Sphaeramia orbicularis chromosome 4, fSphaOr1.1, whole genome shotgun sequence genomic region:
- the LOC115418613 gene encoding uncharacterized protein LOC115418613 isoform X2, whose protein sequence is MEQIRKSFKWDTSRQQGDPLWSARLLHTNPQAIKDAHYRFLLSGADVITTATYQASIPGFINHLDVTSEHARELLMSGVHLAKETVETFVSDNHSKGRLQPLVGGSVGPYGAFLHNGSEYTGTYAKEMSIEELKVWHRPHIECLVAAGADLIAFETIPSVKEGEALVGLLREFTNTKAWLSFSCKDGRCISDGSLFTDAVQIASKSMQLLAVGVNCCSPDVVESLLDSAKTLLSPDMSWVVYPNSGEEWDTEKGWRTSEKAAASITELSHTWKRQGAALIGGCCRVGPAHITELRQQLKGSHTPASTA, encoded by the exons GGAGATCCATTGTGGAGTGCCAGACTTTTGCACACCAATCCCCAGGCTATAAAAGATGCCCATTACAG GTTTCTCCTCAGTGGTGCTGATGTTATCACAACAGCCACATACCAGGCAAGTATTCCAGGTTTTATCAATCATCTGGATGTGACCTCTGAACATGCCAGGGAGCTGCTGATGTCTGGAGTTCATCTGGCTAAGGAGACAGTGGAGACTTTTGTGTCTGACAACCATTCCAAAG ggcGATTACAACCACTGGTTGGTGGCTCTGTTGGACCATATGGAGCATTTCTTCACAATGGTTCAGAGTACACTGGGACGTATGCAAAAGAAATGAGTATTGAG GAGCTTAAAGTTTGGCATCGACCACACATTGAATGCTTAGTTGCAGCAGGAGCTGATCTCATTGCTTTTGAGACAATCCCAAGTGTCAAGGAAGGTGAAGCGCTGGTGGGGCTGCTCAGAGAATTCACAAACACTAAAGCCTGGCTCTCGTTTTCCTGTAAG GATGGGCGGTGTATATCAGATGGCAGTCTCTTCACTGATGCGGTCCAGATTGCCAGTAAATCCATGCAGCTGCTCGCGGTAGGAGTGAACTGCTGTTCTCCAGACGTGGTGGAGTCGCTGCTGGACTCTGCAAAGACACTGCTGAGCCCAGACATGAGCTGGGTGGTCTACCCCAACAGTGGAGAGGAGTGGGACACTGAGAAGGG GTGGCGAACCTCAGAGAAAGCAGCAGCATCGATCACTGAGCTTAGTCATACATGGAAGAGGCAGGGCGCTGCTTTGATAG GTGGCTGCTGTCGTGTTGGTCCTGCTCACATCACAGAGTTACGTCAACAGTTAAAGGGAAGTCACACTCCAGCCTCTACAGCGTGA
- the LOC115418611 gene encoding basic immunoglobulin-like variable motif-containing protein → MPNTSEGQGANLSGPAEPSGLQRPTDVEEDHGLLSSLARDAARVRRASSAELHLPWTCPVTHSREKFYTVCSDYALLNQAASVYRPPNTARDLVPSKPDDGLPLVKPKPSTEFSPCQPGGGGAHVGSDGDCDMEEVTSSNTKPILAWEIDTADFNAVLTRKIRTSNVKKCSAKKMKSSDRPSRYLQDIPPHASLEEIKQRKVLDLRRWYCISRPQYKTSCGISSLVSCWNFLYSTLGAGSLPPISQEEALHILGFQPPFEEIKFGPFTGNATLMRWFRQINDNFRVRGCSYILYKPHGKHKTAGETAEGALMKLTQGLKDETMAYIYHCQNHYFCPVGFEATPLKAAKAYRGPLPPNEMEYWILIGEPSRKHPAIHCKKWLDIVTDLNTQNPDYLDIRHTDRGIQRRKTKKVGGNLHCIMAFQRVNWQKLGPWALNLENLRHDFHHSGTEQAHGSEDAEERTSSKRLANLGRSHSMGSQKDTSWKRLSNTTEYRQRSSPDSDLEEDITD, encoded by the exons ATGCCTAATACATCCGAAGGTCAAGGAGCAAACCTGTCTGGGCCAGCAGAACCATCAGGACTACAGAGGCCCACTGATGTAGAAGAAGATCATGGTCTTCTCAGCTCCCTGGCCCGGGATGCTGCGAGAGTAAGACGGGCTTCAAGTGCAGAGCTCCACCTGCCATGGACTTGTCCGGTCACACACTCCCGGGAGAAATTCTACACAGTGTGCTCTGACTATGCTCTTCTCAACCAGGCTGCGTCAGTCTACCGTCCCCCAAACACAGCCAGGGATCTGGTCCCAAGCAAGCCTGATGATGGGCTGCCACTGGTGAAGCCTAAACCCTCAACTGAATTCAGCCCCTGTCagccaggaggaggaggggcccATGTGGGATCAGATGGGGACTGCGACATGGAAGAAGTGACCTCCAGCAACACAAAACCTATTTTAGCTTGGGAAATTGACACAGCGGACTTTAATGCTGTGCtcaccagaaaaataagaacta GCAATGTGAAGAAATGTAGCGCCAAGAAGATGAAGTCTTCAGATCGACCCAGCCGATACCTGCAAGACATCCCTCCTCATGCCTCACTGGAGGAGatcaaacagagaaaagtgcTTGACCTGCGAAGATG gTACTGCATCAGTCGGCCTCAGTACAAGACTTCCTGTGGGATCTCTTCATTGGTGTCCTGCTGGAACTTCTTGTATAGCACTTTGGGTGCAGGGAG TCTTCCACCCATCTCTCAAGAGGAAGCGCTGCATATTCTTGGGTTTCAGCCGCCTTTCGAAGAAATTAAGTTTGGTCCTTTCACAGGCAATGCTACATTAATGCG GTGGTTCAGACAAATTAACGACAATTTCAGAGTGCGAGGTTGCTCTTACATTCTGTACAAGCCACATGGAAAACACAAGACAGCAGGAGAAACAG CTGAAGGGGCattaatgaaactgacacaggGACTGAAGGATGAAACTATGGCCTACATTTACCACTGCCAGAACCACTACTTCTGCCCAGTGGGCTTTGAAGCCACGCCACTGAAGGCTGCAAAGGCTTATAG GGGCCCGTTGCCACCAAATGAAATGGAGTACTGGATCTTAATTGGTGAACCCAGCAGGAAACACCCAGCTATTCACTGTAAAAA ATGGCTAGATATAGTGACTGACCTCAACACACAAAATCCAGATTACCTGGACATCCGTCACACAGACAGGGGGATTCAGCGCCGGAAAACAAAGAAG GTGGGGGGAAACCTGCACTGCATCATGGCCTTCCAGAGGGTGAACTGGCAGAAGCTCGGCCCCTGGGCTCTAAATCTGGAGAACCTCCGCCATGACTTCCACCACTCTGGCACAGAGCAGGCCCACGGCAGCGAGGACGCAGAGGAGCGAACGTCATCCAAGCGGCTGGCAAACCTGGGACGCTCACACAGTATGGGAAGTCAGAAAGACACCAGCTGGAAGCGCCTGTCCAATACCACGGAGTACAGACAGCGGAGCTCCCCAGACAGCGATCTGGAAGAAGACATCACAGACTAA
- the LOC115418613 gene encoding uncharacterized protein LOC115418613 isoform X1: MSASARLRPYMTDNGPLILDGGLATELEAQGVNLQGDPLWSARLLHTNPQAIKDAHYRFLLSGADVITTATYQASIPGFINHLDVTSEHARELLMSGVHLAKETVETFVSDNHSKGRLQPLVGGSVGPYGAFLHNGSEYTGTYAKEMSIEELKVWHRPHIECLVAAGADLIAFETIPSVKEGEALVGLLREFTNTKAWLSFSCKDGRCISDGSLFTDAVQIASKSMQLLAVGVNCCSPDVVESLLDSAKTLLSPDMSWVVYPNSGEEWDTEKGWRTSEKAAASITELSHTWKRQGAALIGGCCRVGPAHITELRQQLKGSHTPASTA, translated from the exons ATGTCTGCCTCTGCTCGTTTAAGACCCTACATGACTGATAATGGACCGTTAATCTTAGATGGTGGACTAGCAACTGAACTGGAAGCGCAAGGAGTTAATTTACAG GGAGATCCATTGTGGAGTGCCAGACTTTTGCACACCAATCCCCAGGCTATAAAAGATGCCCATTACAG GTTTCTCCTCAGTGGTGCTGATGTTATCACAACAGCCACATACCAGGCAAGTATTCCAGGTTTTATCAATCATCTGGATGTGACCTCTGAACATGCCAGGGAGCTGCTGATGTCTGGAGTTCATCTGGCTAAGGAGACAGTGGAGACTTTTGTGTCTGACAACCATTCCAAAG ggcGATTACAACCACTGGTTGGTGGCTCTGTTGGACCATATGGAGCATTTCTTCACAATGGTTCAGAGTACACTGGGACGTATGCAAAAGAAATGAGTATTGAG GAGCTTAAAGTTTGGCATCGACCACACATTGAATGCTTAGTTGCAGCAGGAGCTGATCTCATTGCTTTTGAGACAATCCCAAGTGTCAAGGAAGGTGAAGCGCTGGTGGGGCTGCTCAGAGAATTCACAAACACTAAAGCCTGGCTCTCGTTTTCCTGTAAG GATGGGCGGTGTATATCAGATGGCAGTCTCTTCACTGATGCGGTCCAGATTGCCAGTAAATCCATGCAGCTGCTCGCGGTAGGAGTGAACTGCTGTTCTCCAGACGTGGTGGAGTCGCTGCTGGACTCTGCAAAGACACTGCTGAGCCCAGACATGAGCTGGGTGGTCTACCCCAACAGTGGAGAGGAGTGGGACACTGAGAAGGG GTGGCGAACCTCAGAGAAAGCAGCAGCATCGATCACTGAGCTTAGTCATACATGGAAGAGGCAGGGCGCTGCTTTGATAG GTGGCTGCTGTCGTGTTGGTCCTGCTCACATCACAGAGTTACGTCAACAGTTAAAGGGAAGTCACACTCCAGCCTCTACAGCGTGA
- the LOC115417452 gene encoding inosine-uridine preferring nucleoside hydrolase, translating to MAKKLVIIDTDCGIDDAQAIMMALAAPNIQVLGVTCVFGNADIDNVCQNVLRVLSVCEREQIPVFRGARGPLVGANKPHSDHFGTDGLGDVIKDKDPQWEKKIQREHAVDAMIRLVSEHQNQVSLVALGPLTNLALAVRLDPDFPQKLKDLYIMGGNMEGKGNVTLCAEFNFLIDVESAYIVLEEFLCPTFIATWEYSCRNALPWEFFEELINQDAPAARFMKMITSKCWAYSKETMRNKRDIYFGPGFVSYDAYAMAACIDSSLVTERIECPVRVELQGSIARGMMALDRTNELKKSHSVFVLTKCDIDKFSQLLMASLRQPCNK from the exons ATGGCGAAGAAGCTGGTGATTATTGACACAGACTGTGGCATAGATGATGCTCAAGCTATAATGATGGCCTTGGCAGCACCCAACATCCAGGTCCTGGGTGTCACCTGTGTCTTTGGGAATGCAGACATTGACAATGTGTGTCAGAATGTGTTGAGGGTACTGTCTGTCTGTGAGCGTGAGCAG ATACCAGTATTTCGTGGTGCTCGTGGTCCTCTGGTGGGAGCCAACAAACCACATAGTGATCACTTTGGAACCGATGGACTCGGAGATGTGATTAAAGACAAAGACCCACAATGGGAGAAGAAGATCCAGAGAGAACATGCAGTCGATGCAATGATTCGACTGGTTTCTGAACACCAGAACCAG GTGTCCTTGGTGGCTCTCGGCCCACTCACTAATCTGGCACTGGCAGTCAGACTGGACCCAGATTTTCCACAAAAACTCAAAGATCTGTACATTATGGGCGGCAACATGGAAG GAAAAGGGAATGTGACATTATGTGCAGAGTTTAACTTTCTAATAGATGTAGAGTCTGCCTACATTGTACTGGAAGAATTTCTGTGCCCTACGTTCATAGCAACATGGGAATATTCCTGCAGAAATGCACTCCCATGG GAGTTCTTTGAAGAGCTGATCAATCAGGATGCACCTGCTGCTCGCTTTATGAAGATGATCACGTCTAAATGCTGGGCCTACTCCAAAGAGACCATGAGGAACAAACGAGACATATACTTTGGACCGGGCTTTGTCTCATACGACGCCTACGCCATGGCTGCCTGCATCGACAGTAGTTTGGTGACAGAGAGAATTGAGTGTCCAGTCCGAGTAGAGCTGCAAGGCTCCATCGCCCGTGGCATGATGGCATTAGATCGCACAAATGAGTTAAAAAAGAGCCACAGTGTGTTTGTTTTGACTAAATGTGATATTGACAAGTTTAGTCAGTTACTGATGGCGTCCCTTAGACAACCCTGTAATAAATGA